The following proteins are encoded in a genomic region of Sander lucioperca isolate FBNREF2018 chromosome 23, SLUC_FBN_1.2, whole genome shotgun sequence:
- the arhgef4 gene encoding rho guanine nucleotide exchange factor 4 isoform X4, whose protein sequence is MGVHHGRSRTQLISDGSVVYAEALWDHVTMDDQELGFKAGDVIEVVDATNKEWWWGRIMDSEGWFPASFVRLRVNQDEPMEEYLAHLEGAQAGEQSRAGLGLVLGPGLPCKEQMRTNVINEIMSTERDYIKHLKDICEGYIKQCRKRTDMFAEEQLRTIFGNIEDIYRFQRKFLKDLEKKFNKEQPHLSEIGCCFLEHQTDFQIYSEYCNNHPNACVQLSKLMKVNKYVFFFEACRLLQKMIDISLDGFLLTPVQKICKYPLQLAELLKYTNPQHRDYKDVEAALNAMKNVARLINERKRRLENIDKIAQWQSSIEDWEGEDVLSRSSDLIFSGELSKLSQPQAKSQQRMFFLFDHQMVYCKKDLLRRDMLYYKGRMDMDHMEVIDVEDGKEKDFNISVKNALKLRSLAGDQVHLLCAKKPEQKQRWLGAFADERIQVQHDRDTGFSLTEVQKKQAMFNACKSHPAGKPKAVTRPYYDFLLRQKHPSLPTALPQQQVFMLAEPKRKTSTFWHNIGRLTPFKK, encoded by the exons ATGGGTGTCCATCATGGCAGAAGCAGAACACAG CTGATCAGTGATGGCAGCGTGGTGTACGCTGAGGCCCTCTGGGACCATGTCACCATGGACGACCAGGAGCTGGGCTTCAAGGCCGGTGATGTCATCGAGGTAGTGGACGCCACCAACAAGGAGTGGTGGTGGGGTCGCATCATGGACAGCGAGGGCTGGTTCCCTGCCAGCTTCGTACGG TTGCGTGTGAACCAGGATGAGCCCATGGAGGAGTATCTAGCCCACCTGGAGGGGGCTCAGGCTGGAGAGCAGAGCCGGGCAGGTCTGGGCTTGGTGCTGGGACCTGGTTTGCCCTGCAAAGAACAGATGAGGACCAATGTCATCAATGAGATCATGAGCACAGAGAGAGACTACATCAAGCACCTAAAAGACATCTGTGAG GGTTACATCAAACAGTGCCGCAAGCGGACAGACATGTTTGCGGAAGAGCAGCTTCGCACCATCTTTGGAAATATTGAAGATATCTACCGATTCCAGAGGAAGTTCCTGAAAGACCTGGAGAAGAAATTCAACAAGGAGCAGCCGCACCTCAGCGAGATCGGTTGCTGCTTCCTCGAACAC CAAACAGATTTCCAGATCTACTCAGAGTATTGTAACAACCACCCCAACGCCTGCGTCCAGCTCTCTAAGCTCATGAAGGTCAACAAGTATGTGTTCTTCTTCGAGGCCTGCCGACTCCTGCAGAAGATGATCGACATTTCCTTGGATGGCTTCCTGCTCACTCCCGTGCAGAAGATCTGCAAGTACCCGCTGCAGCTGGCTGAGCTGCTCAAATACACCAACCCACAGCACAG AGACTACAAAGATGTGGAGGCGGCCTTAAACGCTATGAAGAACGTAGCCAGGCTGATCAACGAGAGGAAACGACGCCTTGAGAACATCGACAAGATCGCTCAGTGGCAGAGCTCCATAGAGGACTGGGAG GGAGAAGACGTCCTCAGCAGGAGCTCTGATCTCATCTTTTCGGGGGAGTTGAGCAAGCTGTCCCAGCCTCAAGCCAAGAGTCAGCAGAGAATGTTTTTCCTCTTTGATCATCAGATGGTGTACTGCAAAAAG GACCTCCTGCGGCGGGACATGCTGTACTACAAGGGTCGGATGGACATGGACCACATGGAGGTGATAGACGTGGAGGATGGTAAGGAGAAGGACTTCAACATCAGCGTGAAGAACGCCCTGAAGCTGCGCTCGCTGGCCGGGGACCAAGTCCACCTGCTGTGTGCCAAGAAGCCGGAGCAGAAACAGCGCTGGCTTGGAGCCTTCGCTGACGAGAGGATTCAGGTCCAGCATGACCGCGACACAG GGTTCTCTCTCACAGAGGTCCAGAAGAAACAGGCCATGTTTAACGCCTGCAAAAGCCATCCAGCTGGGAAACCAAAAG CAGTGACCAGACCTTACTACGACTTCCTCCTGCGACAGAAACACCCGTCCCTCCCCACCGCCTTGCCCCAGCAGCAGGTGTTCATGCTGGCTGAGCCCAAGCGCAAAACCTCCACCTTCTGGCACAACATCGGCCGACTGACACCTTTCAAGAAGTGA